In a genomic window of Gigantopelta aegis isolate Gae_Host chromosome 9, Gae_host_genome, whole genome shotgun sequence:
- the LOC121381946 gene encoding serine/threonine-protein phosphatase 6 regulatory ankyrin repeat subunit C-like: MSTTHFANRTFSSDQTAVEAMCNAIVEGESDEDLFAMFLETDTFKDVVLNWKHPSLNINIFQFAILYDRNVLVQFLGLRCPGFHNERERYLFPSQTPGDDEAQILVNCPLHLVCWIGSLEMLTYLLTCNSNFSLKDVSVLMLKKQVALNNGKENTLFERSIDPLKQRKKPFEVCIAERHLDCAVYLMNYFSIPCQSFAYLYAGLDDQSSLLHKACSIGCGPLVLLLLETESESAIHLTDHTGKTPLHIAVWNGDTESISHLLQHGANPNVVCKSKSCLHIMYRSHFNIPKYVQNTALLIKYGINVKLVDDAGNSVLHVLAELLQINISLIKMLRRAVYASRELTTVCTSVIDYTLDMYHKDITECFRLLISSGADPNIRNSKGDIAFEILASITGFSSGLNEPLIYKAAEMLLEHESTIVWSTFISTHLMHRSGRKDKVKLVALLCQHGGDVDQQESTEDVLTELCYPVLFSIQKRVDVPCVQLMLNYMSPGHLRNAMNSICGTVLPQLLSKVTVDADYVEQLAALASAMQVRSLRHSCKVSVLVCLRRRSERCRRLPLPKFLKDYIMSSEF; the protein is encoded by the coding sequence ATGTCGACTACACATTTTGCAAATAGAACGTTCAGCTCGGACCAAACTGCCGTGGAAGCGATGTGTAATGCAATTGTTGAAGGGGAGAGCGACGAGGACCTGTTTGCTATGTTTCTTGAAACGGACACATTCAAGGATGTTGTTCTTAACTGGAAGCACCCCAGCttaaacataaatatctttcagtTTGCGATTCTGTACGACAGAAATGTCCTGGTCCAGTTTCTGGGATTACGCTGCCCAGGTTTTCATAACGAGAGAGAAAGGTATCTCTTTCCTAGCCAGACGCCAGGAGACGATGAGGCCCAAATACTTGTGAACTGCCCTCTCCATCTTGTCTGTTGGATTGGCAGTCTGGAAATGTTAACGTATTTGTTAACTTGTAACTCTAACTTTTCTCTAAAAGATGTCAGTGTTTTGATGCTGAAAAAGCAGGTTGCGTTAAACAATGGAAAGGAAAACACATTGTTTGAGAGATCGATCGACCCactgaaacaaagaaagaaaccgTTTGAAGTGTGCATCGCTGAAAGGCATTTAGACTGCGCAGTGTACTTGATGAATTACTTTTCTATACCATGTCAGTCGTTTGCGTATCTGTATGCAGGTCTGGACGATCAGTCGTCTCTGCTCCACAAGGCATGTTCGATTGGCTGTGGACCCCTAGTGTTGCTTCTCCTGGAAACTGAATCTGAATCCGCAATCCACTTAACTGACCATACTGGTAAAACACCTCTTCATATTGCTGTCTGGAATGGCGATACCGAATCCATCAGTCATCTTCTGCAACATGGCGCCAATCcaaatgttgtttgtaaatcaAAATCATGTTTGCATATAATGTACAGGTCGCATTTTAATATTCCCAAATATGTCCAAAACACCGCTCTTCTCATCAAATATGGAATAAATGTTAAACTGGTGGATGATGCTGGGAATTCGGTTCTTCATGTGTTGGCAGAGCtgttacaaattaatatatctttgATAAAAATGTTAAGAAGAGCTGTATATGCCAGCAGAGAACTGACAACTGTTTGCACCTCTGTCATCGATTACACTCTCGATATGTACCACAAGGATATCACTGAGTGTTTCCGTCTGCTAATTTCTAGTGGGGCTGATCCAAATATCAGAAATTCAAAAGGAGACATAGCTTTTGAGATCCTCGCGAGTATCACGGGTTTCTCCAGTGGCTTGAATGAACCGTTGATCTACAAAGCTGCAGAAATGCTTCTCGAACATGAATCAACCATTGTGTGGTCAACATTCATCTCGACTCATTTGATGCATCGCAGCGGACGCAAGGACAAAGTAAAACTAGTCGCACTACTTTGCCAGCATGGAGGAGACGTTGACCAGCAAGAAAGCACCGAGGACGTTCTGACGGAATTGTGTTATCCCGTGTTGTTTTCAATCCAGAAGCGAGTGGACGTTCCTTGTGTGCAGCTGATGCTAAACTACATGTCTCCCGGCCACTTGCGGAACGCGATGAACTCGATCTGCGGGACTGTCTTACCGCAGCTACTATCTAAAGTTACTGTTGATGCTGACTACGTGGAGCAGCTGGCCGCTTTGGCGAGTGCAATGCAAGTGAGATCTCTGAGACACTCGTGTAAAGTATCTGTTTTGGTGTGTTTGAGAAGACGGTCAGAGAGATGCAGAAGGTTGCCTCTGCCGAAGTTTCTCAAAGATTACATCATGTCTTCCGAGTTTTAG